DNA from Prevotella melaninogenica:
TATGGCACCAGAGATGAAGGATGAGACGTTGACTGCAGACGCTACAGCCGATATCTATTCGCTCGGTACTATTATGAAAGTGATGGGTTTGACGTTAGCTTACAGCGAGGTAATCAAGCGTTGTTGTGCTTTCAAGCGAAGCGATCGTTATAGCAATGTTGATAAACTCTTTGCTGATTTGAACAATGAAGGCTCTTCGTTCAGTATGCCAAAGATTGGTAAAGGTACTGTTGTCTTAGGCTTGATAATTGCAGTTGTTATTGGAATCGGTGTGTTGCTTTATAACTATGGCGGTGCATTGATTGACCAAGTAGGTAAGATTGATGTGTCATCTGTCTTTAGCTCTGATGCTGAAACGGCTCCAGAAGATACAGTGAAGGTGAATACAGCAGAGCAATCTGACAGTCTTTCTACTGAAGCTGAGGCTCCTGCAACAGGTAAGCTTGCCTTTATGAATAGGATGAAGCCAGCCCTTTACAAGGACCTTGACAATATCTTTGAGAAGAACTCTGCAGATAAAACAAAGTTGTCAAAGGCTATCAAAATCTATTATCGTGGATTGATTCAAGCTAACGATACACTCGATAATGAGCAGCGTGCTGAGGTAGATCGTGTATTTGGCGATTATGTAAAGCAGAAGAAGGCTGCATTAAACTAATAAGATATAAACGCTATAGAGGTAAGGACTAAGTCATGTAGATATGATGTTTGACTTACTCAGTGATAGTGTTTACAGAAGGCAGGGGCAGAGGCTGTGCTTTCTTTCCGAACCTTGAGAGGGCGCGAGAGGAAGACAGTGTCTGCCCTTGTTAGCTTTCGTTGGTCGGTTTAAGTGTTTTAATTAACGAATGATTGATAATTTCTACAGCTGCTATTCGTGTCTGGCTGTAGAATATGTAATGAATAAAAAGAATGAAACGAGTCTTTTATCTGCTATTTGCAGCCATATTCTTTGCTTGTAGTATGCACGCACAGACACCAACGATGAGTCGTCGGCAGGCTGCTGGTCGGTCAATGGAGCAGCAGGGGTTGGTAAATATAAAGCATGTAGTACCTTCTATCAAGGTGGCTTTGATGTATGCTCGTACGGATAACTTCTGTAATCGTGTACTCTATCATGACCTTCGTGATGCCTATGTATTACCTGCTTGTGCAGAAGCATTGCGTAAAGCGCAGGCGGAGTTGAAGCGTCGTCGTCCTGATTTGAGCCTTTGTATCTTCGATGCCACACGACCGATGAGCGTACAGCAGACGATGTGGGACGCAGTGAAAGATACCCCAAAGTATTTTTATGTATCTAATCCTGCGCACGGAGGAGGTATGCATAACTATGGAATGGCTGTAGATATTAGTATCTGCAAGGCCTCATGGAATGATGCTACATGGCGTGATGGTGCCACCCGTTGCTTGATAGATACGATTCCAATGGGTGTGAAGGTAGACCACATGGGTATAGCCAGTCATATTGATAAAGAGAATGACCTCGTTGCTCGTCGTCTTATCTCTCGTGAGGCATTAGCCAACCGCAGACTCCTTCGTGAGGTGATGAGTGCTGCTGGTTTCATGCCTTTACGTACCGAGTGGTGGCACTTCAACCTTTGTACAAGGGCTTGGGCAAAGCAGAATTTGAGGGTGGTGAGGTAAAAAGGAAGAAAACCACAGCTCGCTTCCTCTACCAAGTAGCCCCTCCCCCTTGCCCCTCCCCCAAAGGGAGGGGAGTGAATACCGAGATACTCCGATGTTAAATGGAAAGCAAGAAGATATGAGGAAGGGTAATGTGAATAGATAAGAAGGGTATATGCAAGAATCCTTAAACACGATATAAGACTCTTTAGTTAAGGTGTTGGAGTATTTAATAGGATAAAAGTATAGGCAGATAAGATGAATAAAACGGACAAAATTAAGCAAGAGGAATTTCCTTTGCCACGATATGTGCAGGAAGTTTTGAGCAAACATAACATTTCACTCCCCTCCCTTTGGGGGAGGGGTAAGGGGGAGGGGCTGCTCGGTAGTCTTTCTGTCTTAGCCCTCCAATCCCACCGCTACCCCGATATTGATATGCCCTTCCTGCTCGACCAGTTGGCAGGATGGCAAACTGCACGCACGAAACTGCCGTCGTGGGCAGCGAAGGAGGACATCATTTACCCACCGCATCTATCGATGGAACAGTGTTCAAGTGAGCAGACTGCGGAATATAAGGCACGATTGGTTGCACGCCTTGTAGGGGTAGAGAACTTCGTTTCTTCTGACCTAAATAACGATTATAGCAGACCTTCTGCAGGAGAAGAAACTACTCCTACGCAGCAAGATAATCATGTTCAGAACAGTTTTGAAGGGTCGTTCTGTGACCTAACAGGCGGCTTTGGCGTTGATTTCTCCTTTATAGCACGCAGCTTCAAACGTGCTATTTATGTCGAACAGCAGGAGAACTTGTGCGAATTGGCACGTCATAACTTCCACGCTTTAGGCTTAACACAAGCTGAAGTAGTGAATACCGATGGTACAGCTTACCTCCATCAGCTCGACCATGTGTCTGTTTTATTCCTCGATCCAGCGCGTCGTAATGAACAAGGAGGTAAGACAGTGCTCATAAGTGATTGTGCACCCGATGTCTTGGCATTGGAAGAAGAACTCTTAGAGAAGGCTGATACGGTTGTTATAAAGCTGTCGCCAATGCTCGATTGGCATCGTGCTGTGGACGAACTCAATCGTTTGGGCAATGTTGTTCGTGAGGTACATATCGTCTCTGTACGCAATGAATGTAAGGAATTACTGTTAGTTTTGCAGAGAACGAAAGGTGAAACAGATGATAAGACGGCTACGGAAAAAGCCTTACAGGTATTCTGTGTGAATGATAATAACATCGTTTCTTATTCTCTCGATGAGGCTTTAATCGTATCGCAGCGACTTCTTACGGCTGTTCCAGAGGCTGGGCAGTATCTCTATGAGCCCAATGCTTCATTGATGAAAGCAGGCTGTTTTGCTTTGCTTACTGCCCGTTATCCACTTTCAGCACTCAGTCTTAATTCTCATCTTTTTGTCTCAGAGGAGTCTATCCATGATTTTCCAGGTCGTCAGTTTGAGATAGCAGCTGTTTCATCGTTCAATAAGAAGGAGCTACGACGTCGTTTATCGGGGATAGACAAAGCCAATCTTGCCGTGCGCAACTTCCCTATGAGTGTTGCTGAACTACGTAAAAGGTTAAAGATAAAAGAGGGAGGAGACATCTACCTCTTTGCAACCACGGATGCAGAAAGCAATCATCTCCTCTTCGTTTGTAAGAAAACAGCGATGTTAACAAGAAAGTAGAAGGTACCATGAAGTGCTATCTATCATTATAATAAATGGTTATTGAGGTTTCAGTGAATGCTTAAGAACTATTTGATAAATGATGTTTTGCAAGTATGTTAAGCATAAACTGGAGTTGTATAGACGTCAAGCACGTGTGGTGCGGACGCTCAGCACATATGGTGCGGACGCCTAACACGAGTCCTTATGACTGAGTAGTAGGGTAGTGATAGTCAATAAAAAGGAGCGTAAATTTGCCAATCTACCTTTTTTTTAGTACTTTTGCACGTTTAAGATTAGGAAAATAACGAAATTAAAAGATTCTAAATGTCATCAGTTCAGATAAAGAGAGTAGAGACGAAGAAAGACCTAAAAGCTTTCATCGAGTGTCATTATGACCTCTACGAGGGTAATCAATATGATGCCCCAAACCTCTATAGCGATGAGTTGAATACGTTGTCAAAAGACAAGAATGCTGCTTTTGACTTCTGCGAAGCTGAGTATTTCCTCGCCTTGAAGGAGGAAAAGGTGGTGGGGCGTGTAGCTGCCATCATCAATAATAAGGCAAACGAAAAGTGGGGCAAGAAGGATGTTCGCTTCGGCTGGATAGACTTCATTGACGATATAGAAGTGACAAAAGCTCTGTTGAAAGCTGTTGAAGACTACGGTAGAGAGAAGGGCATGACCTCTGTTGTTGGTCCACTCGGTTTCACAGATATGGATCCAGAGGGTATGTTGACATGGGGCTTTGATCAGCTCGGAACAATGGCAACTATCTATAACTACGATTATTATCCAAAGCACATGGAGAAACTTGGTGGCTGGGAAAAGGATAATGACTATGTCGAATATCGTCTTGATGTCCCAGAGACAGCTCCAGAGAAATACACAAAGATTGCAGAGATGGTGGAGAAACGATATAATCTCCATGTGCGTAAACTGACCAAGAAGGAAATCTTCGAGGGTGGTTATGGCAAGAAACTCTTTGACTTAATCAATGTGACTTATGCTAATTTGTATGGCTTCTCTGAGTTAACTGATCGCCAGATAGACCAGTATGTAAAGATGTACTTCCCACTTGCCGACCTCGATCTCATTACAGTTATTGAGGATGGCAATAAGGATAACCAGTTAGTTGGTCTTGCAATCACAATCCCATCACTAACACGTGCCTTGCAGAAGTGCCACCGTGGACGTCTTTTCCCATTCGGATGGTGGCATTTACTACGTGCAATAAAGTTCCATAAGACGGAGGTTGTAGACCTTCTCCTTATTGGTGTCCTACCAGAGTACCGCTCAAAGGGAGCTAATTCCCTTGTCTTTGCTGACCTCATTCCACGTTATGTGAAGTACGGCTTCAAGTGGGGTGAAACGCACGTGGAGATGGAAACCAACGAAAGCGTACAGAGTCAGTGGGGTCCATTAGACCCAATTATGCACAAGAAGCGTAGGTGCTATAGGAAAGCTATTGGGTGATGGGTGATGAGTATTGGGTGTTGATGGACAGCTTTAACATGTGTTCTTTCTATATTTTCACGTGTTTCTTCTATATTAACACCTAACACTAAGACACTTAAGGACTATTAGAATGTAAAAGGATGTACCTATGGAATTGTTTTATTACAGGCGTTTAGATGTTTATAAGGACGCTAAGCAGTTGGCTATTAATGTCAATGAAGCCTTAAAATCATTTCCAAAAGAAGAACGATATGCGTTGACAAATCAATTGCAGCGTGCTTCTACATCTGTTATGTTTAATATTGCAGAAGGCTTTGGACGCTATGGTAGTAAGGAGAGGATACATTTTCTTGATATAGCAAATGGTTCTTTAATGGAGGTTTCGAGCCAAATAGAATTGGCAGAAGCCTATCATTACATCTCTACAACACAGCGGGAAGAATTCGATAGCCAAATCCTTTGTATCGTAAAACAGCTCGCAGGATTGAGAAAATCCCTGCTTCAGTCTTCCAACTCCTCATCCCCTTTCAGTAAGTAGACATTTTTGATATCTCTCAATTAGTTTCAACACCTAACCCCCAACACCTACTCCCCAACATTATCAATTCATTAACACCCAATACTCAACACCAAACACCCAACAATGGATAATTCATCAACACCCAACACTCAACACCCAACACCCGTTTCTTACACCGACGATAATATCCGACACCTATCGGATATGGAGCATGTGCGTACCCGTCCGGGTATGTATATTGGTCGTTTGGGCGATGGAAAGTTGCCTGAAGATGGTATTTATGTACTCTTGAAGGAGGTAATTGATAACTCTATTGACGAGTTTAAGATGAATGCTGGTGACCGTATTGAGATTGATGTGGAGGATAATCTGCGTGTTAGTGTGCGCGACTATGGTCGTGGTATTCCACAAGGTAAGCTTGTTGAGGCTGTGTCTGTACTGAATACGGGTGGTAAGTATGACTCTAAAGCGTTTAAGAAGAGTGTTGGTTTGAATGGTGTCGGTGTGAAAGCTGTTAATGCACTAAGTTCACATTTTGAGGTAAAGAGCTTCCGCGACGGTAAGGTGCGTGAACTATCGTTTGAGAAAGGTAACCTCCAAAGCGACAAAACAAAGAAGTCTGCGGACGAGAATGGTACCTATATCTACTTTGAACCAGATGCAACGCTATTCAAAAATTATAGCTTCCATGATGATATAGTAGAGGAGATGCTCCGTAACTATACCTATCTAAACACCGGATTGACGATTATGTACAATGGTCGTCGTATACTTAGTCGACATGGTTTGAAGGACCTTTTGACTGATAATATGACTGTTGATCCATTGTATCCGATTGTTCACATGAAGGGAGAGGATATTGAGATTGCTTTCACACATACCAATCAATATGGCGAGGAGTATTACTCTTTCGTGAATGGTCAGCATACAACGCAGGGCGGTACACATCAGACAGCCTTCAAGGAGCATATTGCCAAGACAATAAAAGAGTTCTTCGGCAAGTATGAGTATGGTGACATTCGTAACGGATTGGTGGCTGCTATCGCTGTAAACGTTGAAGAACCAGTATTTGAGTCACAAACAAAGATTAAGTTAGGTTCCACACAGATGTCGCCTGATGGTGAGTCTATCAATAAGTATGTGGGCGACTTTATCAAGACAAACGTTGACAACTACCTTCATATTCATAAAGAAGACTTCACCGATATACTTGAGAATAAAATCAAGGAGACCGAGCGAGAGCGTAAGGCAATGGCTGGTGTAACGAAGTTAGCACGTGAGAGAGCGAAGAAAGCCAACCTCCATAACCGTAAGTTGCGTGACTGTCGTGTACACTATTGTGACGTGAAGAACGATCGAAAGGAGGAGAGTTCTATCTTTATAACAGAGGGAGATTCAGCCAGCGGAAGTATTACTAAGAGTCGTGATGTCAACACACAAGCGGTCTTCTCATTGCGTGGAAAGCCGCTTAACTGCTTTGGTCTGACGAAGAAGGTAGTGTATGAGAATGAGGAGTTCAATCTCCTTCAGGCTGCGCTCGACATTGAAGACGGACTCGATTCGCTTAGATATAACAAGGTAATTGTCGCAACGGATGCCGATGTTGACGGTATGCACATCCGTTTGTTGATAATAACTTTCTTCCTTCAGTTCTTCCCAGAGCTGATAAAGAAAGGACACGTATATGTCCTTCAGACACCGCTTTTCCGTGTTCGTAACCGTCGAACAAAGATAAAGAACAAAGAGGTAATTGCCGAAGCGGACGCTCGTCGTGTGAAAGGAGAGAAAAAGAACGACTTTATTACACGTTATTGTTACTCTGAGGAGGAGCGTGTAGCAGCTATCAACGAGCTTGGTCCAGACCCAGAAATCACTCGATTCAAAGGTCTTGGTGAGATCTCTCCTGACGAATTTGCCCATTTCATCGGTCCAGATATGCGTTTAGAGCAAGTTACTTTGCATAAGAATGACCAGGTAGCCAAACTCTTGGAGTATTATATGGGTAAGAACACGATGGAACGTCAGAACTTTATTATTGACAACCTCGTGATTGAAGAGGATTTGCCAGAAGAGCAATGAGAGATGTAAAAGAGCTTCTCATGATATGGATTGACTATCATTAATTATCCAAAGAACCGTTGATAGGGACTTTCAAATCAGTCGACTGATTTTTTAAAACACTCGACTAATTTTTAAAATCAGTCGAGTGTTCTGTTAAAGGAGTATAGAGTTCTATCAGAATAATCAGTCTGTACGTTACGTAATTGTCACAAACAGGATATTAAACAAGCAATATCAGTCAATAAATTCAACGAGATAGAAGGGCAAACGAAGGGACTCAAATGACAGTCTCATTAGTTGTCTTTCAAAGAAAATAGAGTTTCATTAAAATATAATATTAGTCTATGAAAAGGTATATCTATCTTTCACTCCTTTGCTTCTTTAGCTTTTTACCATTGTCAGCGCAGCTTAAGAGCGACTCACCCTTGCGTAAGTTGCAGATAGCAGAGATGGCTATCACTAACTTCTATGTGGACTCTGTGAACGAGCAGAAGTTAGTCGAGGATGGTATTAGGGGTATGCTCGAGAAACTCGACCCCCATTCTACCTACACGGATGCGAAGGAAACCAAGGCAATGAACGAACCATTGCAAGGCGACTTTGAGGGTATTGGTGTACAGTTCAATATGATTGAAGATACACTTGTCGTTATCCAGCCTGTTGTCAACGGACCATCTCAGAAGGTGGGAATCCTTGCTGGCGACCGTATCATCAGTGTAAACGACTCTACTATCGCTGGTGTGAAGATGGCACGTATCGATATCATGAAGATGCTTCGTGGTAAGAAGGGAACGAAGGTGAAGTTAGGTGTTGTACGCCGTGGTGTGAAAGGGGTGTTGACCTTTGTCGTTACACGCGCTAAGATACCAGTTCATACTATCAATGCCTCTTATATGATTCGTCCTAATGTGGGCTATATCCGAATCGAGAGCTTCGGTATGAAGACCCATGACGAGTTCATGTCGGCTGTTGATTCACTGAAAAAGAAAGGCATGAAGACCCTCCTTCTCGACCTACAAGACAATGGTGGCGGTTATCTTCAGTCGGCTGTTCAGATATCAAATGAGTTCCTTAAGAACAATGACATGATTGTTTACACCGAAGGACGACGCGCTCGTCGCCAGAATTTTAAGGCTATTGGCAACGGACGACTGCAGGATGTAAAGGTTTATGTATTGGTAAACGAACTCTCTGCTTCGGCTGCAGAGATTGTCACTGGTGCTATTCAAGATAATGATCGTGGAACGGTTGTGGGCCGTAGAACCTTTGGTAAGGGACTTGTACAGCGTCCGCTTGACCTCCCTGATGGTAGTATGATTCGTCTGACAATAGCCCATTACTATACGCCAAGTGGTCGTTGTATTCAGAAACCTTACACAAAGGGCGACCTGAAGGATTATGAAATGGATATTGAGAAACGCCTGAAACATGGTGAACTAACCAATCCTGATAGTATTCACTTTGATACTTCTCAGAAGTTCTACACACTTCGTAACCATCGAGTAGTATATGGTGGTGGCGGTATTATGCCCGATTACTTCGTGCCTTTAGATACAACTAAATACACGAAATATCATCGTCTCTTGGCTGCAAAGAACATCATTATGAATGCTTATCTGAAGTATGTTGATGCAAACAGAACAACTCTGAAAGGACTTTATAAGTCATTTGACACCTTCAATAAGAATTACGTAGTACCACAATCATTGCTTGACACGATTATAGCAGAGGGCAAGAAAGAGAAGGTGGAACCAAAGGATAAGGCAGAACTAACGGCTACCATGCCTTATATCAAAGTTCAATTAAAAGCACTCGTAGCACGCGATTTGTGGGATATGAACGAATACTACCGCGTTTGGAACGAGCAGAGTGACATTGTGAATAAGGCCATTAAACTTTGTACAGCACCTAATACGGACAGGAGTCTGTAATTGATGTCTTAATCAAAAAGCGATATAAAAGACATTACAGGCTTCTATCTTGAAGAGAAGAACGTATGTAATAAGAAAAAGCGGCATGTGTGGTTTGACAAAGCCATACGTGCCGTTTTCTGTAAATTCACATATTCTCTGCCCTAATTTTACGTGTATTTCTATTCCTACTTGTTTCCCGCTATTTACAAATGCATGGGAATAAGAAAGGAAAGGCGACTGGGATTTGAAGCTATTCAGCCATCTGGAGGATTGTTCATTACCATAAAGAGTCCTTTTCCATTCCCTCTTTCATTCTTTCTTTGATACTCTCCATTGCTGTGGTGTCATGCCTTCCAGTGCTGAAAAGAGGTGAGAGAAATTGCTGACCGATGAGAAGCCGCAGGTCTGAGCAGCCTCTGTAATACTGAGCGAGGGCTCATCAATTAGCATCTGTTTGGCTTCATTCAGGCGCAGTTGGGACAGCCAAGTACCGAAAGGCATATTCAGCTCCATGTTGAGATACTGTGAGAGATAGGTGCGATTGGTATGCAGTTGCAGTGCTACTTCGTTGAGCGTTAGCTGCGTCTTCATGTATCGTTTCTTCTTTATCCACTGTTGGATCTCTTCTTCTATCTTCCTTTTTCTCTTCTGCCTCCCTGATAGTACTACCGCTTGTTGTGCCAGTGTGTTCTTTTCAAAATGCATGGCATAGTTGAGAATAGAGACAAAAAGATGGCAAAAGAAGATGACAAAGTTGAATAGTAGTAATATGGCAATCTTTTTACTGACGAC
Protein-coding regions in this window:
- a CDS encoding THUMP-like domain-containing protein, encoding MNKTDKIKQEEFPLPRYVQEVLSKHNISLPSLWGRGKGEGLLGSLSVLALQSHRYPDIDMPFLLDQLAGWQTARTKLPSWAAKEDIIYPPHLSMEQCSSEQTAEYKARLVARLVGVENFVSSDLNNDYSRPSAGEETTPTQQDNHVQNSFEGSFCDLTGGFGVDFSFIARSFKRAIYVEQQENLCELARHNFHALGLTQAEVVNTDGTAYLHQLDHVSVLFLDPARRNEQGGKTVLISDCAPDVLALEEELLEKADTVVIKLSPMLDWHRAVDELNRLGNVVREVHIVSVRNECKELLLVLQRTKGETDDKTATEKALQVFCVNDNNIVSYSLDEALIVSQRLLTAVPEAGQYLYEPNASLMKAGCFALLTARYPLSALSLNSHLFVSEESIHDFPGRQFEIAAVSSFNKKELRRRLSGIDKANLAVRNFPMSVAELRKRLKIKEGGDIYLFATTDAESNHLLFVCKKTAMLTRK
- a CDS encoding S41 family peptidase, coding for MKRYIYLSLLCFFSFLPLSAQLKSDSPLRKLQIAEMAITNFYVDSVNEQKLVEDGIRGMLEKLDPHSTYTDAKETKAMNEPLQGDFEGIGVQFNMIEDTLVVIQPVVNGPSQKVGILAGDRIISVNDSTIAGVKMARIDIMKMLRGKKGTKVKLGVVRRGVKGVLTFVVTRAKIPVHTINASYMIRPNVGYIRIESFGMKTHDEFMSAVDSLKKKGMKTLLLDLQDNGGGYLQSAVQISNEFLKNNDMIVYTEGRRARRQNFKAIGNGRLQDVKVYVLVNELSASAAEIVTGAIQDNDRGTVVGRRTFGKGLVQRPLDLPDGSMIRLTIAHYYTPSGRCIQKPYTKGDLKDYEMDIEKRLKHGELTNPDSIHFDTSQKFYTLRNHRVVYGGGGIMPDYFVPLDTTKYTKYHRLLAAKNIIMNAYLKYVDANRTTLKGLYKSFDTFNKNYVVPQSLLDTIIAEGKKEKVEPKDKAELTATMPYIKVQLKALVARDLWDMNEYYRVWNEQSDIVNKAIKLCTAPNTDRSL
- a CDS encoding M15 family metallopeptidase codes for the protein MKRVFYLLFAAIFFACSMHAQTPTMSRRQAAGRSMEQQGLVNIKHVVPSIKVALMYARTDNFCNRVLYHDLRDAYVLPACAEALRKAQAELKRRRPDLSLCIFDATRPMSVQQTMWDAVKDTPKYFYVSNPAHGGGMHNYGMAVDISICKASWNDATWRDGATRCLIDTIPMGVKVDHMGIASHIDKENDLVARRLISREALANRRLLREVMSAAGFMPLRTEWWHFNLCTRAWAKQNLRVVR
- a CDS encoding serine/threonine protein kinase, which translates into the protein MSENKLSTNEQAQTADAPVKVSYTEYKVIPSQGYCMIVKCRKGDQAVVLKTLKEEYRERVLLRNALKREFKQCQRLNHSGIVRYQGLVEVDGYGLCIEEEYVEGRTLQAYLKENHTDDEKIAIINQIADALRYAHQQGIIHRNLKPSNVLVTTQGDYVKLIDFSVLSPEDVKPTADTIRFMAPEMKDETLTADATADIYSLGTIMKVMGLTLAYSEVIKRCCAFKRSDRYSNVDKLFADLNNEGSSFSMPKIGKGTVVLGLIIAVVIGIGVLLYNYGGALIDQVGKIDVSSVFSSDAETAPEDTVKVNTAEQSDSLSTEAEAPATGKLAFMNRMKPALYKDLDNIFEKNSADKTKLSKAIKIYYRGLIQANDTLDNEQRAEVDRVFGDYVKQKKAALN
- a CDS encoding four helix bundle protein, with the translated sequence MELFYYRRLDVYKDAKQLAINVNEALKSFPKEERYALTNQLQRASTSVMFNIAEGFGRYGSKERIHFLDIANGSLMEVSSQIELAEAYHYISTTQREEFDSQILCIVKQLAGLRKSLLQSSNSSSPFSK
- a CDS encoding DNA topoisomerase IV subunit B; the encoded protein is MDNSSTPNTQHPTPVSYTDDNIRHLSDMEHVRTRPGMYIGRLGDGKLPEDGIYVLLKEVIDNSIDEFKMNAGDRIEIDVEDNLRVSVRDYGRGIPQGKLVEAVSVLNTGGKYDSKAFKKSVGLNGVGVKAVNALSSHFEVKSFRDGKVRELSFEKGNLQSDKTKKSADENGTYIYFEPDATLFKNYSFHDDIVEEMLRNYTYLNTGLTIMYNGRRILSRHGLKDLLTDNMTVDPLYPIVHMKGEDIEIAFTHTNQYGEEYYSFVNGQHTTQGGTHQTAFKEHIAKTIKEFFGKYEYGDIRNGLVAAIAVNVEEPVFESQTKIKLGSTQMSPDGESINKYVGDFIKTNVDNYLHIHKEDFTDILENKIKETERERKAMAGVTKLARERAKKANLHNRKLRDCRVHYCDVKNDRKEESSIFITEGDSASGSITKSRDVNTQAVFSLRGKPLNCFGLTKKVVYENEEFNLLQAALDIEDGLDSLRYNKVIVATDADVDGMHIRLLIITFFLQFFPELIKKGHVYVLQTPLFRVRNRRTKIKNKEVIAEADARRVKGEKKNDFITRYCYSEEERVAAINELGPDPEITRFKGLGEISPDEFAHFIGPDMRLEQVTLHKNDQVAKLLEYYMGKNTMERQNFIIDNLVIEEDLPEEQ